The following proteins are encoded in a genomic region of Scylla paramamosain isolate STU-SP2022 chromosome 40, ASM3559412v1, whole genome shotgun sequence:
- the LOC135092446 gene encoding uncharacterized protein LOC135092446 encodes MKTGTPRDRSAAVARLLLLPLVLLLSLSLGGFPTPTLAQEDCDAADVVVEEGELRSISNKKVQSHIVSLNLYMKTESSFEGITVKVIGTDGIEYTAWFPAENRCFPHDDTWYELLVFAKIKNDTSTTEFGFENGLCKEKCKKDTNPPGLQSHSLGAHGTSRWTLTYPKGCPTVTLDIILYGPKELPTCMEPPPPPPKLKNTLAMGSYFLLMVVIVVAVIFK; translated from the coding sequence ATGAAGACCGGCACACCCAGGGACAGGTCAGCAGCCGTGGCAAGACTTCTGCTGCTGCcattggtactgttgttgtcatTGAGCCTTGGAGGCTTCCCCACCCCTACTCTGGCCCAGGAGGACTGTGATGCTGCTGATGTAGTCGTGGAAGAAGGAGAATTACGCAGCATCTCTAACAAAAAAGTACAAAGTCACATTGTCAGCCTCAACCTGTATATGAAGACAGAGAGCAGTTTTGAGGGCATTACTGTTAAAGTGATAGGAACAGATGGCATTGAATACACTGCCTGGTTTCCTGCAGAGAACAGATGTTTCCCCCATGATGACACCTGGTATGAGCTGCTTGTATTTGCAAAGATAAAGAATGATACCTCAACTACTGAGTTTGGCTTTGAAAATGGATTATGCAAGGAGAAGTGCAAGAAAGACACAAACCCACCAGGCCTGCAGAGCCATAGTTTAGGGGCTCATGGCACCTCCCGCTGGACCCTCACATATCCCAAAGGCTGTCCCACTGTCACATTGGACATCATATTATATGGTCCCAAAGAACTGCCCACCTGCatggaaccaccaccaccacctccaaagTTAAAGAACACATTGGCGATGggatcttattttcttttgatggtggtgatagtggtggcagtgatatTCAAATAG